In a genomic window of Corynebacterium choanae:
- the holA gene encoding DNA polymerase III subunit delta, translated as MPARPAPINLILGDEPYLVEVARRSIITAVRANVPNPNDVPITTLRAGQVDATQLGEALAPSLFSDERVVVIQQAESAGKDAAGLIQQAVEQPAYGITLIVEHSGGGRTKALLASLKKHGTTVEAMKLKPKDRPGFVRQQFRQHKVRVDDAVIHTVLDSVGSDLRELASAVSQLVADTGGNVTVEAVRAYHGATAEVSGFHIADLVVAGKTTAALQATRRALQIGEEPIVIAAAITRSVSSIARMYSLEGYVDKRSLAQEIGMPPWKVDSALSQARRWSGRAVDAALIAVAELACNVRGQQGTPQWAIEHAVFTISEIARKR; from the coding sequence GTGCCCGCAAGACCAGCCCCAATCAATCTCATTCTTGGCGACGAACCATACCTCGTCGAAGTCGCCCGCCGCAGCATCATCACAGCAGTTCGTGCCAACGTACCTAACCCGAATGATGTGCCAATTACTACGCTGCGCGCCGGGCAGGTTGATGCCACCCAGCTTGGTGAGGCGCTCGCGCCGTCACTGTTTAGCGATGAGCGGGTGGTGGTCATCCAACAGGCCGAATCTGCTGGCAAAGACGCTGCAGGACTGATTCAACAAGCAGTCGAACAGCCGGCCTACGGCATTACACTGATCGTCGAGCACAGCGGTGGTGGACGCACCAAAGCTCTCCTTGCCAGTTTGAAAAAACATGGTACGACCGTTGAAGCGATGAAACTGAAACCGAAGGATCGCCCCGGGTTCGTTCGGCAGCAATTCCGGCAACATAAGGTGCGAGTCGACGATGCGGTGATCCATACTGTCCTCGATAGTGTGGGCAGTGATCTTCGGGAACTCGCCAGTGCTGTCAGTCAGCTGGTTGCTGATACAGGTGGCAATGTCACCGTCGAAGCGGTACGCGCCTATCATGGGGCGACAGCCGAAGTATCCGGGTTTCACATTGCTGATCTGGTGGTTGCTGGGAAAACCACAGCAGCATTGCAAGCCACCCGGCGGGCGTTACAGATCGGTGAAGAACCAATCGTTATCGCTGCCGCAATCACTCGAAGTGTCTCCAGTATTGCCCGCATGTACTCGTTGGAAGGCTATGTGGATAAGCGCAGTTTGGCACAGGAAATCGGGATGCCGCCGTGGAAAGTTGACAGTGCGCTATCCCAGGCACGCCGCTGGAGTGGTAGGGCAGTCGATGCTGCGTTAATTGCGGTAGCGGAGCTCGCCTGTAATGTTCGCGGCCAGCAGGGCACTCCCCAATGGGCGATAGAGCATGCAGTGTTCACCATCAGTGAAATAGCCCGAAAACGCTAG
- a CDS encoding ComEC/Rec2 family competence protein has product MTRLTIRTWQWGILAGWVWIAVLVTVATTSPTPTLFGSLLGSLLLFIVGQWRLALGGATLATTATLATMRKIATVAAHSLRHATDITIEGRLLTGFRTIGHGRFLYKIHPLDLPCELPVITGKPPTMAAGTTLAITAEVQHTDRLNLCPILLNETHVEPVAPPGKLLTAAATLHEHLLGALTRLNNPTLEALAAGMIIGDTSQVTPEAQLRYTATGLSHLTAVSGANVAIVTTSVLVIAKAIRLPQWLAVGIAGLALIAYVLLVGTEPSVLRAAATGSIGLLALIGDHRLHPARVLAATTIGLLVYDPQLACAYGFALSVAATAGILLIYPHLIAPLVSCRIPLLFAKAIALAIAAQLITAPLITLMAGQFSTVSVVANLLAAPAVAPITVAGLVLVLTASWPLIPQIIVWLLQLPLRWIDAVARTTSTLPLATITIGDDLTGVIQIITVGLWIVLLCYSRWAATLTVAAAFLLGSWTLVTLIAA; this is encoded by the coding sequence ATGACACGGCTCACCATTCGCACATGGCAGTGGGGGATACTCGCCGGTTGGGTGTGGATAGCTGTGTTGGTCACTGTTGCCACCACCAGTCCCACCCCAACACTGTTCGGCAGCCTGCTGGGGAGTTTGCTGCTGTTTATCGTGGGCCAGTGGCGGCTTGCCCTCGGCGGCGCCACACTCGCCACCACAGCAACCCTGGCGACCATGCGAAAAATCGCCACCGTTGCTGCCCATTCGCTGCGGCATGCCACCGATATCACCATTGAAGGACGCCTCCTTACAGGTTTTAGAACCATTGGACATGGCCGCTTCCTTTACAAGATTCATCCCTTGGATCTGCCCTGCGAACTACCGGTGATCACCGGCAAACCTCCAACTATGGCTGCCGGTACAACACTGGCAATCACCGCCGAGGTGCAACACACCGACCGGTTGAACCTGTGCCCCATACTCCTCAACGAAACCCATGTTGAACCGGTCGCCCCACCAGGCAAACTCCTCACCGCCGCCGCCACACTCCACGAACATCTGCTCGGTGCCCTCACCCGGCTCAACAACCCCACCTTGGAGGCGTTAGCGGCCGGAATGATCATCGGCGACACGTCACAAGTCACCCCGGAAGCACAGCTTCGCTACACTGCCACGGGGCTTAGCCATCTCACCGCAGTATCCGGAGCAAACGTCGCAATTGTTACTACCAGTGTCCTCGTTATCGCCAAAGCTATTCGCCTCCCCCAATGGTTGGCCGTCGGTATCGCAGGACTGGCACTCATAGCCTATGTTCTGCTCGTTGGTACTGAACCCAGTGTGCTGCGCGCGGCAGCAACCGGCAGTATTGGACTGCTAGCACTTATCGGTGATCATCGACTTCACCCTGCCCGAGTATTGGCTGCAACCACCATTGGACTGCTGGTCTATGATCCCCAACTCGCCTGTGCATATGGATTTGCGCTTTCCGTTGCAGCAACAGCCGGCATCCTGCTCATCTATCCGCATCTCATCGCCCCGCTCGTCAGCTGTCGTATTCCGCTGCTTTTCGCCAAAGCTATAGCACTAGCCATAGCCGCCCAATTGATCACTGCACCGCTCATCACCCTTATGGCCGGCCAATTTTCCACCGTTTCAGTGGTCGCCAATCTTCTCGCTGCCCCTGCAGTAGCCCCCATCACCGTCGCCGGTCTTGTATTGGTGCTCACCGCCAGCTGGCCACTCATCCCTCAAATAATCGTGTGGCTACTGCAACTCCCGTTGCGCTGGATTGATGCCGTTGCCCGCACCACCTCCACGCTGCCGCTGGCCACCATCACCATCGGGGACGACCTCACCGGTGTCATCCAAATCATCACCGTTGGCCTATGGATTGTTCTGCTGTGCTACTCCCGCTGGGCGGCAACCCTCACCGTCGCAGCAGCATTCCTCCTTGGCAGCTGGACCTTGGTGACACTCATTGCTGCCTAA
- a CDS encoding ComEA family DNA-binding protein: MTPQLLQALRSGIHRLDDGLAEMESRCSLDDEQYFAADPLAEGTEGATGTSGDATTADCAADRNHSSADTSTATIPRPSPRSRRGMLQRASIGLAVIVVSIMVVWLASGGPPDRDAVAEVTHGNAANGDMAQTTETPAANSTKTLPDAEQSNTPAAAGSSRGSISAAEKSQSVPAAVVVSVVGAVEHPGVVTLPATARVADALTLAVPRADAALARVNLAAPLVDGVQLYVPSAAEAAALPPPAVDQAYAGGATLPGDESLLGNGAASPSGEPANSGDAVVVHYSTATAAQLQQIPGIGAKTAQAILTYRVDHPAITSIDELTAISGIGPATVDRLRGKLLP, from the coding sequence ATGACTCCGCAACTTCTTCAAGCTTTACGATCAGGTATTCACCGGCTCGATGACGGTCTAGCCGAAATGGAATCCAGATGCAGCCTCGACGACGAGCAATATTTTGCCGCTGATCCTCTCGCCGAGGGCACCGAAGGTGCCACAGGAACATCTGGTGACGCAACAACAGCTGATTGCGCAGCCGACCGCAACCACAGTTCAGCAGATACGAGCACAGCGACTATTCCTCGACCAAGCCCGCGGTCACGCCGCGGTATGCTGCAACGAGCCAGTATTGGGCTGGCAGTGATAGTGGTTTCCATAATGGTGGTGTGGTTAGCTTCAGGCGGGCCACCTGATCGGGACGCAGTAGCCGAGGTCACTCATGGCAACGCTGCCAACGGGGACATGGCGCAAACCACGGAAACTCCTGCAGCAAATTCCACCAAGACGCTTCCAGATGCTGAACAATCAAACACCCCTGCGGCTGCAGGCAGCAGCCGGGGCAGTATTTCGGCAGCAGAAAAATCACAGTCGGTTCCAGCAGCGGTGGTTGTGAGCGTGGTTGGCGCGGTGGAGCATCCTGGGGTGGTGACCCTTCCCGCAACCGCCCGGGTTGCTGATGCGCTCACTCTTGCAGTACCGCGTGCCGATGCGGCGCTTGCCCGGGTGAATCTTGCTGCACCGCTCGTAGACGGTGTACAGCTGTATGTTCCCTCCGCCGCGGAAGCCGCCGCACTGCCACCACCAGCAGTCGATCAAGCCTATGCAGGTGGTGCAACACTTCCCGGCGATGAGTCGCTGCTCGGAAACGGCGCAGCATCCCCTAGTGGGGAGCCGGCCAACAGTGGGGACGCGGTGGTGGTGCACTACAGCACTGCAACAGCTGCACAATTGCAACAAATCCCCGGTATCGGAGCGAAAACAGCGCAAGCAATTCTCACCTATCGGGTAGATCACCCGGCGATCACCAGTATTGATGAACTCACCGCAATCAGTGGGATCGGCCCTGCTACAGTGGACCGTCTCCGCGGCAAACTCCTCCCATGA
- a CDS encoding histidine phosphatase family protein translates to MSRRLLLIRHGETEHNRTGRLQGQLDVPLSAAGRQQADRLAAGLVDERITRIYSSDLSRAFDTAASIGAVLGVDVRVERRFRETDLGQWQDKSREFLDEHFPGQRARWRRDVHWAPPGAETHLEVGARGRAAIDEIMAEYDHWDGNTVVVVGHGGLITATVANLLGLEPHQLPMFQRLGNTCWAELEARPPFVDDDAGELVPTTAEDGSLRFTPETVEQARWMLTTWNGRPPAAV, encoded by the coding sequence GTGAGTCGACGGTTACTGCTCATCCGTCACGGGGAGACTGAACATAACCGGACGGGACGGTTGCAGGGACAGCTCGATGTGCCGTTGTCAGCTGCTGGTCGTCAACAGGCTGACCGGCTAGCGGCTGGGCTTGTAGATGAGCGCATTACCCGGATTTATTCCTCTGATCTATCGCGGGCTTTCGACACTGCGGCTTCGATCGGTGCTGTGTTGGGTGTAGATGTGCGCGTTGAGCGGCGTTTCCGGGAAACCGATTTAGGGCAGTGGCAGGATAAAAGCCGCGAGTTTTTAGATGAACATTTTCCTGGGCAGCGGGCTCGCTGGCGGCGCGATGTGCATTGGGCGCCCCCTGGTGCAGAAACTCATTTAGAGGTTGGTGCCCGGGGGCGGGCAGCGATCGATGAGATCATGGCTGAATATGACCACTGGGATGGAAACACGGTTGTTGTGGTGGGCCATGGTGGGCTGATTACAGCGACGGTGGCGAATCTGTTGGGTTTGGAACCACACCAGTTGCCGATGTTTCAACGGTTAGGCAATACGTGTTGGGCGGAGCTTGAGGCACGACCACCGTTTGTTGATGATGATGCTGGTGAGCTGGTGCCAACGACTGCAGAGGACGGCAGTTTGCGGTTTACACCGGAGACTGTTGAGCAGGCCAGATGGATGCTCACAACCTGGAATGGTCGTCCACCGGCGGCTGTATAG
- the rsfS gene encoding ribosome silencing factor — protein MTVQEQSLKLAKAAAKAADDKLAEQIAIIDVHDHLVITDLFVVVTGDNERHVNAIVDEVEDQLRDIDARPIRREGTREGRWALLDYGDIVVHVFRRDERQFYGLDRLWRDCPLLEVEGIETYQRTEDWSEDVNVFAVDSIDQIPLAEPEPDEGEL, from the coding sequence ATGACTGTCCAAGAACAATCTTTGAAGTTAGCCAAGGCCGCGGCGAAGGCTGCTGACGATAAACTCGCCGAACAGATCGCCATCATCGACGTTCACGATCATTTGGTGATTACTGATCTGTTCGTCGTTGTTACTGGCGACAATGAGCGTCACGTCAATGCGATTGTTGACGAAGTTGAGGATCAGCTGCGAGACATTGATGCGCGACCGATTCGGCGGGAAGGCACCCGGGAAGGTCGGTGGGCGTTGCTTGACTACGGCGATATTGTCGTTCACGTGTTCCGCCGTGACGAGCGTCAGTTCTATGGTTTGGATCGGCTGTGGCGTGACTGTCCGCTGCTTGAGGTGGAAGGTATTGAAACTTATCAACGCACCGAAGACTGGTCGGAGGATGTCAACGTGTTTGCAGTTGATTCCATTGATCAGATTCCGTTGGCGGAACCGGAACCAGACGAGGGCGAACTGTGA